Proteins from a genomic interval of Anolis sagrei isolate rAnoSag1 chromosome 1, rAnoSag1.mat, whole genome shotgun sequence:
- the CAPRIN1 gene encoding caprin-1 isoform X3 produces the protein MPSATTSSSAMASKAVSDVAAAAAATAAAATSGGTNSVQTEAMKQILGVIDKKLRNLEKKKGKLDDYQDRMNKGERLNQDQLDAVSKHQEVSNNLEFAKELQRSFMALSQDIQKTIKKTARREQLMREEAEQKRLKTVLELQFILDKLGDDEVRSDLKQGTNGVPVLTEGELSTLDEFYKLVDPERDMNVRLSEQYEQASIHLWDLLEGKEKTVCGTTYKALRELIERILQTSYFDSTHNHQNGLCEEEEIAPTPAVEDPVAEAEPETTEEYTELSEVESTEYVNRQFMAETQFSSSEKEQVDEWTVETVEQPQATSPPVPDAHTLPAVTQADPLVRRQRVQDLMAQMQGPYNFMQDSMLEFENQAIDPAIVSAQPMNPAQNLDMPQMVCSPVHTESRLAQPTQVPVQTEAAQVPLVSSTSEGYTASQPLYQPSHSTEQRPQKESDQIQASITLNADQTPTSSPLPAASQPQVFQAASSKPLHSSGINVNAAPFQSMQTVFNMNAPVPPVNEPETLKQQNQYQTSYSQTFSNQPHQVEQSDLQQEQQLQTVVGTYHGSPDQSHQVAGNHQQPPQQNTGFPRNSQPYYNSRGVSRGGSRGTRGLMNGYRGPANGFRGGYDGYRPSFSNTPNSGYAQAQFNAPRDYSNYQRDGYQQNFKRGSGQSGPRGAPRGRGGPPRPNRGMPQMNAQQVN, from the exons ggcaaacttgatgattatcaAGATCGAATGAATAAGGGAGAACGCCTTAATCAAGATCAATTG GATGCAGTGTCCAAGCACCAAGAAGTCAGCAATAACCTTGAGTTTGCAAAGGAATTACAGAGGAGTTTCATGGCTTTGAGTCAGgat ATACAAAAAACCATAAAGAAGACAGCTCGACGGGAACAACTAATGAGAGAAGAAGCTGAACAAAAACGTTTAAAAACAGTACTTGAATTGCAGTTTATTTTGGACAAGTTGGGTGATGACGAAGTACGGAGTGATCTAAAACAAGGAACAAATGGAGTACCAGTATTAACGGAAGGAGAACTTTCAACACTAGATGAATTTTACAAGCTGGTTGACCCCGAACGGGACATGAATGTGAG GTTGAGTGAACAATATGAACAAGCATCAATCCATTTGTGGGACTtattggaagggaaggaaaaaactgTATGTGGAACCACCT ATAAAGCCCTAAGAGAACTTATTGAACGCATTCTTCAAACAAGTTACTTTGACAGTACTCACAACCATCAGAATGGATTGTGTGAAGAGGAAGAGATAGCACCTACACCTGCAGTTGAAGATCCTGTTGCAGAAGCTg AGCCAGAGACAACAGAAGAATACACTGAACTCAGTGAAGTCGAATCAACAGAG TATGTTAACAGACAGTTCATGGCAGAGACTCAGTTCAGCAGTAGTGAGAAGGAACAGGTAGATGAGTGGACAGTTGAAACTGTTGAG CAACCACAAGCTACATCGCCTCCAGTTCCAGATGCCCATACGCTTCCTGCTGTGACTCAAGCAGATCCTCTCGTTAGGAGACAACGAGTACAAGACCTTATGGCACAAATGCAAGGACCCTACAACTTCATGCAG GATTCTATGCTGGAATTTGAGAACCAGGCAATTGATCCTGCCATTGTTTCAGCCCAGCCTATGAATCCAGCACAGAATTTGGACATGCCACAAATGGTTTGTTCTCCAG TTCATACTGAATCCAGACTTGCACAACCCACCCAGGTTCCTGTACAAACTGAAGCTGCGCAG GTCCCCTTGGTTTCTTCCACAAGTGAGGGATATACAGCATCCCAGCCCCTGTATCAGCCTTCTCATTCAACAGAGCAGCGGCCTCAGAAAGAATCAGACCAGATTCAG GCTTCAATAACTCTAAATGCAGATCAGACCCCAACATCATCACCGTTACCAGCTGCATCTCAGCCTCAGGTCTTTCAGGCTGCCTCTAGCAAACCTTTGCATAGCAGCGGAATCAATGTTAATGCAGCTCCATTCCAGTCCATGCAGACA GTATTTAACATGAATGCGCCTGTCCCCCCTGTCAATGAACCAGAAACCCTCAAGCAACAAAATCAGTACCAGACCAGTTACAGTCAGACTTTCTCCAATCAGCCCCACCAAGTAGAGCAATCAGACCTTCAGCAAGAACAGCAGCTACAGACAG TGGTTGGCACCTACCATGGTTCCCCGGACCAGTCCCACCAAGTGGCAGGTAACCACCAACAGCCTCCACAACAGAATACTGGGTTCCCACGTAACAGTCAGCCTTATTATAACAGCCGAGGAGTGTCTCGTGGTGGATCACGCGGCACTCGAGGCTTAATGAATGGATACAGGGGACCAGCCAATGGGTTTAGAG GAGGATATGATGGCTACCGCCCTTCATTTTCCAACACTCCAAACAGTGGTTACGCACAGGCACAATTTAATGCTCCTCGGGATTATTCCAATTACCAGCGG GATGGATATCAACAGAATTTCAAGCGTGGCTCCGGACAAAGTGGTCCTCGAGGAGCCCCTCGAG GTCGTGGAGGGCCCCCAAGACCCAACAGAGGGATGCCTCAAATGAATGCTCAGCAAGTGAATTAA